One region of Rhizobium sp. 007 genomic DNA includes:
- a CDS encoding GIY-YIG nuclease family protein encodes MTVYFVTELDNSLAGRLYIKIGRSKALTRRISNLQTGNRRTIALMGEIRTSSVEEDKEIEQDLHRVFRNKLDVREWFSLTPDDVIDSLKRYSSRAYIAVGQDAFEIVPYDRDAVPEFASPWLWGETDLYEFCPKCGWACGWTYSENFGGDLCLECGASESDYDAPDPD; translated from the coding sequence GTGACCGTCTACTTCGTAACTGAACTCGATAACAGTTTGGCTGGGCGGCTCTACATTAAGATAGGACGATCAAAGGCGCTGACCCGCAGAATCTCGAATTTGCAGACGGGCAACCGGCGAACGATCGCGCTGATGGGGGAGATCAGAACTTCTTCAGTCGAAGAGGACAAAGAAATCGAGCAGGACCTCCACCGCGTCTTTCGAAACAAATTGGACGTCCGCGAGTGGTTTTCTCTCACGCCAGATGATGTCATCGACAGTTTGAAACGGTATTCCAGCAGAGCCTATATTGCCGTCGGACAGGACGCTTTCGAGATTGTCCCTTACGATCGTGATGCTGTTCCTGAATTTGCAAGTCCTTGGTTATGGGGCGAGACTGATCTCTACGAATTTTGCCCAAAGTGCGGTTGGGCATGTGGGTGGACCTATAGCGAGAATTTTGGTGGCGATCTGTGCCTGGAATGCGGCGCTTCAGAAAGCGACTACGACGCTCCAGACCCAGATTGA
- a CDS encoding UvrD-helicase domain-containing protein, whose amino-acid sequence MIELGDNDIDELLLVLNRNRSVPLVLDASRRQALCGDHDLQACPGSGKTTLVGLKLLCLVRKWTAPRQGICVLTHTNVARDEILKCLSGHPSGFALRNYPYFIGTIQEFVNTYIALPSLRSKGVTVTQIDDDHCTARLERMALPGTKTYLGNKHASLSDLRYRWENDNLVLKTPAFPAPSPSPSYANLLAIKSRLQAEGAFFYSEMYAYAQEALFHNHHLVDSLRHRFPIVLIDEMQDVQRFQDDLISAIFDHPMVHYQRFGDPDQSIFDGVGGERPNTSYNAADMQPISESHRYCPTIAGQLGGLSSRKLALTTSCELEQEDPSSTVILFCDGTRGQVLGRFAELVQALPVERRLVVKAVAGVAENNGEAAAPLSIGSYWPSFQRNLQPQSTKPNTLCQAVRQATCLGASGKGLSLIFDALVTAFRLAGVHFTNRAGQEKPPSRAGLSDYVRSAQVYAPLRQMIADWLIGAEPAEDEWAHHVDALRALLHLPGNNAGLNSFLAYDPAPAPAAAEVQAPANTFISEGGVRIELATLHSVKGETHDATLLLETKYQKLFDLKEMLPHIIDHALPAPIFDPERPKTHISIRASFMKKAYVAASRPRHLLGLAMDRERITAAQRQGLIAAGWNIIDLG is encoded by the coding sequence TTGCGGGGACCACGATCTCCAGGCCTGCCCGGGGAGCGGAAAGACAACTTTGGTGGGTCTCAAGCTTTTGTGCTTGGTCCGAAAATGGACCGCTCCAAGGCAGGGTATCTGTGTTTTGACCCACACCAATGTCGCCCGAGACGAGATCCTGAAATGCCTATCAGGGCATCCGTCGGGCTTCGCCCTTCGAAACTATCCGTACTTCATCGGCACGATACAGGAATTCGTTAATACCTACATCGCCCTGCCCTCCCTCCGGTCGAAAGGTGTGACCGTCACCCAGATCGACGACGATCATTGCACGGCCCGGCTTGAGCGCATGGCATTGCCTGGCACAAAGACCTATTTGGGAAATAAGCACGCCTCGCTATCAGATCTTCGGTACCGCTGGGAGAACGACAACCTTGTGCTTAAAACTCCGGCATTTCCGGCGCCATCACCATCTCCGTCCTATGCAAATCTGCTAGCGATTAAGAGCCGACTCCAAGCTGAAGGCGCGTTCTTCTACTCGGAAATGTATGCATACGCACAGGAAGCGCTCTTCCACAATCACCACCTCGTCGATTCTCTGCGACATCGATTTCCGATCGTATTGATCGACGAAATGCAGGATGTGCAGCGGTTTCAGGACGACCTTATCAGCGCAATATTCGACCATCCGATGGTACACTACCAGAGGTTTGGCGACCCGGATCAATCGATCTTTGACGGGGTCGGCGGTGAACGGCCAAACACCTCTTACAATGCCGCGGATATGCAGCCGATTTCAGAAAGCCATCGGTATTGCCCAACCATTGCTGGCCAGCTGGGAGGGCTGAGCAGCCGAAAACTTGCTCTGACTACCAGCTGTGAATTGGAGCAGGAAGATCCGAGCAGCACGGTTATACTGTTTTGTGACGGCACGCGAGGGCAGGTTCTCGGTCGCTTTGCCGAACTGGTGCAAGCACTTCCCGTCGAGCGGCGCCTCGTCGTTAAAGCGGTGGCCGGGGTCGCCGAGAACAACGGTGAGGCGGCAGCCCCCCTCAGTATTGGAAGCTATTGGCCTAGTTTTCAACGTAACTTGCAACCCCAAAGCACAAAGCCCAACACGCTCTGCCAAGCGGTCAGACAAGCAACTTGCCTTGGTGCAAGCGGTAAAGGCCTCTCGCTCATCTTCGACGCCCTCGTGACCGCCTTTCGGCTGGCAGGCGTCCACTTCACAAATCGTGCAGGCCAAGAGAAACCACCATCCCGAGCAGGTCTGTCCGACTATGTTCGATCTGCCCAGGTCTATGCACCGCTCCGTCAAATGATAGCCGATTGGCTAATCGGTGCTGAGCCGGCGGAGGACGAGTGGGCGCATCATGTGGACGCGCTTCGTGCGCTCCTCCATCTTCCTGGCAACAATGCTGGATTGAACAGTTTTCTCGCCTATGATCCTGCGCCGGCGCCTGCAGCTGCGGAAGTTCAAGCCCCTGCAAATACCTTCATCTCAGAAGGCGGCGTCAGAATCGAGCTGGCAACCCTTCACAGCGTGAAGGGCGAGACTCACGACGCAACCCTCCTTCTGGAAACGAAATACCAGAAGCTCTTTGATTTGAAAGAAATGCTGCCGCATATCATCGACCACGCGTTGCCTGCGCCAATTTTCGATCCTGAACGCCCTAAAACGCATATTTCAATTCGAGCCTCTTTCATGAAAAAAGCTTACGTCGCTGCGAGCCGACCGAGACATCTCCTTGGTCTTGCAATGGATAGGGAACGGATCACCGCTGCCCAACGTCAAGGCCTGATTGCTGCAGGCTGGAACATCATCGACCTCGGATGA